One Silene latifolia isolate original U9 population chromosome 4, ASM4854445v1, whole genome shotgun sequence DNA segment encodes these proteins:
- the LOC141653342 gene encoding membrane-anchored ubiquitin-fold protein 3, with protein MPEEDLVDIKFRLYDGSDIGPFRYSSTSTVDMLKERIVSEWPKGKTVLPKVANEIKLISFGKILENNKTVGQCRAPFGELAGGVMVMHVVVQPSQAKTKAEKKIEESKKFVCSCCIM; from the exons ATGCCGGAAGAAGATCTTGTTGATATTAAGTTTAGGCTGTATGATGGATCAGATATTGGTCCTTTTCGTTACTCATCTACATCTACTGTTGATATGTTGAAGGAAAGAATTGTTTCTGAGTGGCCTAAAG GCAAGACTGTTTTACCAAAAGTGGCAAACGAGATCAAGTTGATAAGCTTTGGTAAGATATTGGAGAACAATAAGACAGTTGGCCAGTGCCGGGCGCCATTTGGTGAGCTTGCTGGAGGAGTCATGGTGATGCATGTGGTTGTACAACCATCACAAGCCAAGACTAAAGCAG AAAAGAAGATTGAAGAATCAAAGAAATTTGTGTGCTCATGCTGCATTATGTAG